One Chionomys nivalis chromosome 4, mChiNiv1.1, whole genome shotgun sequence genomic region harbors:
- the Tmem108 gene encoding transmembrane protein 108, with protein sequence MKRSLQALYCQLLSFLLTLALTKALVLAVQEPSPRESLQTLPSGSPPGTMVTAPRSSTRLSSVVTLNPKPDGRTSQAAATMETTSSHPERQPPTDTTSTVVTAAVPHPESPLPTGSPPAAMTTTSSHSEGRPPGDAAPTVLPTKPAGATNRPTVSPRATTRRPPRPPGSSRKGAGGSSRPILPVPSGHSARKEGQRGRNQSSTHLGQKRPLGKIFQIYKGNFSGSVEPDPSALTTRTPLWGYSSSPQPQTVSPATAPRSTLWVPPTTLVPVKDKPGLIRPNQGSGPTSTSPAGEPDATAASGVPASTQPAPVPSQRPHGDVQDSPSHSDSWLAVTPDTDRPLSASSGVFTAATGPTQAAFDASVSVPSQGIPQGASATPQAPTWPSGISESTVSPVEEKDEASPTTTNRGPRPLSTVLSTATGNFLNRLVPAGTWKPGTVGNISHVAEGDKPQHRATICLSKMDIAWVILAISVPISSCSVLLTVCCMRRKKKTGNPENNLSYWNNAITMDYFSRHAVELPREIQSLETSEDQLSEPRSPANGDYRDTGMVLVNPFCQETLFVGTDQVSEI encoded by the exons GCTTTCTCCTGACCTTGGCACTGACCAAAGCACTGGTACTCGCCGTCCAGGAACCATCTCCCAGGGAATCTTTGCAGACCCTTCCCTCAGGCAGCCCCCCAGGCACCATGGTGACAGCACCTCGCAGCTCTACCAGACTCTCTTCCGTGGTGACACTGAACCCCAAACCTGATGGACGCACCTCGCAGGCTGCAGCTACTATGGAAACAACCTCATCTCATCCAGAAAGGCAGCCTCCTACAGACACCACATCCACTGTTGTGACAGCTGCCGTCCCCCATCCTGAAAGCCCTCTGCCCACAGGTTCCCCTCCAGCTGCCATGACAACCACATCCTCCCACTCAGAGGGCCGCCCCCCAGGGGATGCTGCCCCCACCGTCCTGCCAACAAAGCCAGCAGGAGCCACCAACCGCCCCACAGTATCCCCACGGGCCACCACTCGTAGGCCCCCCAGGCCCCCAGGCTCTTCCAGGAAGGGGGCTGGTGGTTCATCTCGTCCTATCCTACCTGTACCCAGTGGCCACTCAGCAAGGAAGGAAGGCCAGAGGGGACGAAATCAGAGCTCAACACACCTGGGGCAGAAGCGTCCTCTGGGGAAAATTTTCCAGATCTACAAGGGTAACTTTTCGGGGTCTGTGGAGCCAGACCCTTCTGCTCTTACCACCAGGACCCCACTCTGGGGCTACTCCTCTTCGCCGCAGCCCCAGACCGTGTCTCCAGCCACAGCACCCAGAAGCACCTTGTGGGTTCCTCCCACAACCCTGGTACCTGTGAAGGACAAGCCAGGCCTTATCAGACCCAACCAGGGGAGTGGCCCCACATCTACCAGCCCAGCAGGGGAACCGGATGCCACAGCAGCCTCAGGTGTCCCTGCAAGTACACAGCCTGCCCCAGTGCCTTCTCAGCGCCCTCATGGTGACGTGCAGGACAGCCCTAGCCACAGTGACTCTTGGCTTGCTGTCACCCCTGACACTGACAGACCCCTGTCTGCCAGCTCTGGGGTCTTCACGGCTGCCACGGGGCCCACCCAGGCTGCCTTTGATGCCAGTGTCTCAGTCCCTTCCCAGGGCATCCCTCAGGGAGCATCAGCAACCCCTCAGGCCCCAACCTGGCCCTCTGGGATCTCGGAAAGCACTGTTTCTCCAGTTGAGGAGAAGGATGAGGCCTCCCCCACAACAACCAACAGGGGACCGAGACCCCTTTCCACAGTTCTGTCCACAGCCACAGGCAACTTCCTCAACCGCCTGGTCCCCGCTGGGACCTGGAAGCCAGGAACAGTGGGCAACATCTCCCACGTGGCTGAAGGGGACAAGCCCCAGCACAGAGCCACCATCTGCTTGAGCAAGATGGATATTGCCTGGGTCATCCTGGCCATCAGTGTGCCCATCTCTTCCTGCT CCGTCCTGTTGACAGTGTGCTgcatgaggaggaagaagaagacggGCAACCCTGAGAATAACCTGAGCTACTGGAACAATGCCATCACCATGGACTACTTCAGCAGGCATGCAGTGGAGCTCCCAAGGGAGATCCAGTCCCTGGAGACCTCAGAG GACCAGCTCTCTGAGCCCCgctccccagccaatggagaCTATCGAGACACTGGGATGGTCCTTGTGAACCCCTTCTGCCAGGAAACACTGTTTGTGGGAACCGATCAAGTTTCTGAGATCTAG